Genomic DNA from Alicyclobacillus fastidiosus:
TGACCAAAATGAATACCTAATCCTAGAAGGGAGTGGAGATCGTCGACGTTAGAGATTCCTTGAGCGATGACCTGAAAGTCGAGTTTTCGCGCCAAATCTGTTACAACCTCGAAGGTTGAGAACTGAATGCGCTCTTCGTGAACATTCATGACTAGTTTTGGAGCGACATTCACGTAATCAGGACGCAGCAACAGAATTCTATGAAGCCAGGGCTGCTCGTGATCTAGATTGCCCAAGGCAAACGAATAACCGTAGTGCCGAAACAGCTGAACTTTTTCGCTTGTTAGTTGAAGGTTTGGATAAGACATCGTATCGGTTATCTCCAAGACGATGCGCCTCGGAGGCAAATCGTACCTTCGAAAAAGGTCGTTTAGGAAGGAAGTCGTCAATCTAACGTCCTCGACGACGTACATAGTTACAGGTAGGAACAAGATAGACGATAGACTAGAATCACTCCACTTGGTTAAAACTTGTTCCCAGAGTGTTTTTTCCAGGTAATCTGCTTTGCCAACGCGTTCGACATAGGAAAAGAGTTCCGCGGAAGTCACACCCTGATCTGAACTCACTGATGCTAACTCGTAATCCACTCGATATCCGAACACTTCGCCCGTAAAAAAGGAGAAAATCGGTTGAAACTTTACGTTCCATTTCGGATTAAATACAATCTGCTCGATCCCACCTTGCTCGTGGTCTGGAGCTAGATTCTCTATCGGCCCTTCCTCAGCAAATTCAGATTTATAGAGATTCAAGACTTCCCCACCCTCTATGCCCTATCTTAAACGGTTTTCTCGGGCTTCGACTCTTTATTTCATCTTAGGGAAGTTATTATACTTTTTCGTTGTAATCTTTTTGTATACATACTGAAATGTTTTAGTTAATTCACTATCTCTAATACATCGCTAAGCGCCCGGCGTGCCGGTTTCCCTTTCGCCCGACGAGTTGTCCATGCCTTCCAAACGTTGCCGACCGCGAGACCAATTAAGAGATAACTCAACCCGCCAAATAGGATGTAGACCAGTATGGAGACCACGGCGACAATAAGTCCGAACCAGACCTGGTCCTTGTATTTGGCAGGTGACGTCGGAGGGTCTGTCAACATGAAGAAGGCCATAAAAAGTGCCGAATTCACAATCGGATCGCGTAGAGCGTCTCCTGGAGAATAGGCGGCGTGCCCTACATGTAGGAGCGCAGCTACGATGAGTAAGACGAAATATCCACCTAGAAACGCAAACACTTGCGGAAACTTGTTCACCCGCTGGACCACGAGGTAGCCTGCGACCAGCACAAATACGATGCACCAAATCGGTAGATCTGCAAGGTCCCCCCACCAACTCTGACCCGTTTTAAATAGAAAGAGCGCCACGAGCAATCCAAAGCCAGCAGGATTGAAAATGGGCTTGCGCCCTATTTTGAGGACGTGCTTCGAGAGCACACCGATGGCCGTCACAATGATGGTGATGTACCAGGGCGTCGCCGAACTGAGGACTAAGCCGAGGATAAGTCCCGTCACGGCGCCGCCGTCAGAAAAATAGCGCTTATATCGGCGGGCGATGGCTACTGCCGAATCGATGACAAGCGCGGTCGCCACGGAAATGATGACGGTGATCACGCCGCTTCGATCAGCCGCCTTCACCGCCCCGACGATCATCAGGACAACCAACGTGATGATCACGTACCCTTTCGGCGTATTCCAAAACGTTTGGCGATGCGCCTGTTTCAAAGTGCGCTGTTGGTTCTCTTGATTATTCATATTGATACCTCGTGAATTGATTTGTCGTGTGTACCTCTAAGTCGCTCGTGATCCAAAGCCCTTCGAGTCCCAAGGCCTCGAGAAGTTTGATTCCATGCTCAACCCCTAACAACAAACTGGCTGTCGAGAAAGCATCAGCCATCATCGCATAGGGTGCAATTGCTGTACAAGAGACCACCTCGACTGGCGAAATACCAGTTTTGGCGTCGACGATATGGTGAGCCGTCGCAACGACCGGGCTCTTGCGCTCGTAGTTTCCGGAAGTGCAAATCGCGGTATCCGTAAGCCGAAGATTACAAATCGTGCGCCGACTGTCTACAGGGTGCTGAATTCCAACGTGCCATGCCTCACCGTGATGATTCGTCCCAGATACGTAAAGATCTCCACCTGCGTCGACGACAAAGCCTTCAAATCCCTGAAGGGTCTGGGCTGCCAAGTCGATGGCAAAACCTTTCGCGACGGCGCCGAGATCGAGAAGGAGGGGCTTAGCCAACCTGATTTGCCTACGATCCTCGTCTAACTCGACGTCTCGATAATCCGCCCGCCCGGTCAAGTCTGGCATGACCACAGCCCCGGTCAGATAGTGGCGGTTGAACCCTAGTCGAGACATCGTTTGGCCAACGGTCGGATCGAAGAGTCCGTCGGTGGCCTTTGCAACCTCAATGGCGAAGCGAACGGCCTCGAACAACATGTCGCTCACCGGTACAAATACCCCAGTTGACCTACACAACTGAGACAATTCGCTGCTTGCGTCAAATCGGCTGCAGTTGTGTTCGACATCCCGGAACACTTGACTGACGCGACCCATTGCCCGTTCGATCAAGAAGTCCGGCTTGACAGTCGAAACGTGAACGTTGACAATCGTCCCCATTGCCAATGTCGTCCGAGTCACGGTCCGCCGGTCCCCGTCCACAGCATTCATCATCGATGTCTCCTCACGCCACATAATGCGGGTTTTGCGCCTGCGACAAAGCCTCGTAGACCGCCTCGGCAAAATCCTCCGTGCTTTTCGTCGCCCCGGTCACAATGTTGACATTGTAACTTTGCAACGCGACGACCTCTTGCGGCAAACCAGCGATGTAATCTTCCGGGTAATGCGTATCACACTGCGTAATCTGCACGCCCGAGATCTTGCCACTCTTGATGGTGACGGCTACGGAAACCGTTCCAATGTCGTTTGCCCCCGACCCCGTATAGGTCCCGTCAAGGTATTTTTGTTTGCTGGTCGACTGCGACTGCGACTGTCCACTCGTCGACGTAGACGCGGTCTTCGTGGTCGATCCGCTCGCCGACGCCCCCGTATTTCCGGAAGAATCCGTGGTTGTCTGTGGCTTAGCGCCGCCATCGTCTGTACTCGCCGATTGTCCACTCTGCGCTGGAACGGTGTGCGCAGATACAGGGTCGTGATTCTCTGTAATGACATACCCTGTCGTGTACATTGCGCCTAATGCGACGGTGCATAAGGCGACAAATTTATTCCCCAGCTTAGGAGCCATCGTTGTACCTCCATCTGAACAACTGTTGCTTGGTAACCACACACTGAGGATAGCAACTGGATATCGAAGTTTTCTTTGAGGGTCGGTTCCATCATCTGGGTATCAATCGAATTTCGACAGTTGCAGATTACGATGGAGGCAGACGTCACCTGGCGCGACATCCCTTGTATTTCTACTGAACAGCTGATTCCAGGGGTATTGACATTTAGTAACCGAGGAGGATACAGATCATTGTCTAAGCGTCGTCATCTTTACGAAATCGACCTGATGCGCGCATTCATCATGCTAGGGGTATTGTCCGTGCACACGACTTCATTTTTCCTCTCCATGAACCCGAAGGCATCCCCAGCGTTTTTAGCCATTGGGGCGCTCATTACATCCATGCATTTTACGCGCGAGTCATTCATGTTCATGACCGGACTGGTCCTGTTTATCACCTACTACCACCGGACATTTCGCACCATCGACTTCTGGAAAAAGCGATTTCTACTGATAGCCATTCCGTATATCGCTTGGAATGTGGTCTACATCGTGTTCAAAGGACTGAACAATCCAGGTCAAAATTACTGGGCTCCGCTGACCCTGTTGAACGATATGAGACACTCTCTCTTCACAGGGAATCAATACTACCTCTACTACGTGCTCGTCACCATCCAATTCTATGTCGTTTTCCCGCTACTACTAAAGGGACTACGCAAATTTGAGCGATATCATCTGCAGATATTGATCGGCAGCTTCGTCGTCCAATTGCTGCTCATGGCAGCATGCAAATTCATCCTTCCGAATATCCACTATACAAAATTACCACCGGTTCTCTCGAACTTAGAGCAATATCGCGATCAAATCGTGCTAACGTACCAGTTCTGGTTCATTGCAGGCGGCATTATCGCATGCCACTACACCAAAGTTACAGCGTTTATCAAACAGCATCATCGACTCCTGCTTGCGACACTCATCTTCTCCATCCCGATTGTATGGGGTCATTACTTTTTAGACAGGCTCGTATTTCACGAAGTCGAAGGTACTGCAGAAACGGTACTTCAACCAATCATGATTCCGTATAGCCTGTTGGTGACCATCAATCTCTGGTCTGCTGGACTACAGTGGGCCGCGCGACGTACACAGGTTGGCTGGCGACCTATGAGCTGGTTGATCGGATGCGCGGCCAACGCGTCATTTGGCATTTATCTCATCCAGCCGTTTCCGATTACCTATATGGAGAAGTTCATTCACCACCTCGATCACGCTGGCATTCCCACCTGGCTTCACTACAGCTTGTGGCCATTTTGCATCCTATTTGTGTATTGCACCGGGATGCTGTTCGCTCATTGGATCGGAAAGATTCCCTACCTCTCCTATATCGTGGGCCGGAAAATGTCGTTCACGAAATGGCGACCCAATTCGCCCACGCTACCCGGATCCCCGCTTCACAACTAGGAGGGATGGGTGCTCCACAGATGTTTTTCTCCGCTTGGCACCTTCATAATCGACGTCTGGCACGGGGCCGACGCGACGATTGGGGCCTGGTCCGAGCGTTCTTGTTTGTGGCTCGGCCGTCGCTGTCGTGGAACATCCAAAACGGATCAAAACCAAGTGCCGTAAACGGCCACTGCGAGCCCATCTTCTGCAGGTCAGGAAAGATCGGGGGCACTTTGGCCCCCTCACGACTTTCACCGTCGCGGTGCCCATAAGGGTGTGCCATAAATTGCTTCACCCAGTCCGGTACACCCTCTGGAAATATCCCATCCCTGGACTGGGGCGTATTTGTCCACCAAGGCATCTTTTGACCTTCTCCACCCCAAAACGACTTCATGAAATCCTCCCACATGCCGCTCACTCCTTCATAATATTCAATGAAAAACATATCCATAAGGTGATTAGCATTACGGCGCAACACTTGGATTGACACGCCCCGAGAGGAGTTGACCGGAACCAGATGTTCAAATCACGTCGCATTCTTCGCAATCAGACGATGATCATTGACGAACTCCGACGCACGAACCAACTCCTGAAGTCGATACCGGAGCAGATGGCCAGCGCGCCAGGAACAGTCAATATTCAAAACCTAAAAATCGAACAAGCTACATTGGATAAATTGCTCTTTCAACTGGAGCGGATCGATGTAAAAGAGCTCAGTGGCACACTGAATTTGGGGAACAACTTTCAACTGGACAACCCTGAACAACGCGTCTTATCGAACAAGCTTCCGAAACTCCATAGACTCATTCAATCGAGTGCAGAGCACTCCGACGCCGCAGAGGTGGAATCGCAACCGCCCTCCAACACGTGCCCGCAGGCCGACCGTCACCGCGTGACAATGACAGACAGCGGCTACATGGTAAAGGTCACGAGAGATTAGGAGGGATTAGTAGATTGGCTGAACAAGACAACACCGAAACACCGTTGTTATCGACCGTCTTTTGCGTAGGCGCAGTATCCGTTGGCCACATGGAAGGTGCCTCATGTCTGAACGTGGGCAACAATTTCCCGACCAATTTCCGCAGCGTCAAAAAGCACAATCAAGGCTTTGGTAATGTCACTGGAGACCACAACACGATGAAGAGCCTCAGATCGCTTTTGAGTGATCCGGACGTACTGGACGCCGTGTCGTTTCAACGTGACACGGAGATCCCCGATTGGGTTATGAAGGCGATCGAGACGTCAAATCGTACGAAGGAGGAATAGGATGATGAATCAGTGGCACATCGGGTCCATCCGGCTTGGGACCATCTCTGGATCGTCCAGTGCGTCATTTGGGAATAACGTCCGGTTCGGCCAGGAGGATTTGCGCAAGGTTTCCGATGGTTTCGGCTCATTGCATGGTGAAAAAAACGAGTTCAGCGACAACGTGCAGATCACGTTCGACCGCGACGTGATCGACAGTGGGACGACCAGGCGGGTTGATAAGTCCAATGCGGATTCCTAGAGAAGACCGCCTAGCAAACGCAAACGAGCACTGCAGAATCGGCAGTGCTCGTTTGTATCCGTATAGAGCCATTTTCCAGCTTTGATCACGCAGTTGTTGAACCTTATCCATAAATCTGCAGATCACGACTGCCGAGCCGCTTCGTTCCGACAAATCACGCGTGCAAGCGCGGGATGAGACGTAACATAGATATTATCGAGTCCCTTAAGCTCCTCGCCTGACTCCTCTCAACGATGAGATCGCCGAGCCTACCAGACAAACCCCTGCCGCTGACCAAAATACCGTGTGCAGCGCTGAGATAAACGGATGCATGGGTACGTTGTTTAGCGACGCCTGGGTCGCCATTCCGGTCAGTGCGTGCAAGCGCATAGAAAACAGCGAGACGGATAATGCAATGCCCAAGACCATCCCGATATTTCGAACCAGGGCGTTCAAACCGCCCACCAGGCCCACTTTGTCCCTTGGCGCGGTCCCCATTAAACTGGAGTTGTTTGGAGATTGAAACATCCCCTGACCCACACCGAAAATGCATAGATGTATGGCGACAAGCCATACGGCGACGTGCGTAGAGAGCAATGTCAGGAGGATAAAACCGACCGCATTCAGGGCAAGCCCGCCTGTCGTCAACACATTCGAGCCCATCTTATCGGACAAGGCGCCAGACAGCGGAGCCACGATTGCCATCGTCAGCGGATACGCCATCATCACGGTACCAGTGACCTGCGGACTCACGTGTAGCACATCTTCTAGGTAGAATGGCATCATGGTCGTCGTGCAAAACAACGAAATAAAGGACAACATGGCTGCAAAACTGGCCGAGCTAAACGCTGGGTTGCGGTACAGAGCGAAATCGATAATTGGATTGTGGGCCATCCGTTCGCGAATGCCAAAGAGGACTAACAGCACGATGGCGACCACGAGGAAGAGTAGACTACGCGTGGACGACCAACCCCATATATCCCCATTCGATATCATGTACAAGAGTGATATGATCCCGACTACAAACAAGGCTGCACCTGCATAATCAAACCGACCTGACAAGGCAGATGCGACTTTTCTTCTGGGTAAGAGAAATAGCCCGGCGACAAACCCGACCACACCAATCGGAACATTGACCCAGAAGATTGATGGCCAACCGAAGTACCCAATTAAAACCCCACCTACGGCCGGACCCGCGAGGGAGCCCAATGACACCATTGAGCCTATAACGCCAAAGGCGCGCCCGCGCTGATGCGCGGGGAATGTCGTGAACACCAGCGCTTGGCTGTTCGCCATCAACAAAGAGGCTCCAATGGCTTGTAATATTCTTGATCCGATAAGCATCGCAATGCTTCCCGACAATGCACAACAGGCTGATCCGGCGGAAAAGACCAAGAAGCCGACGTTGTACAGGCGGCTGCGCCCAAACCGATCCGCCAAATTCCCAACCAGCGGAAGCATTGCGCAAATGGTCAACAGATAGGCTGAGACAACCCATTGAACGGCATGTAACGGGACGTGTAACGACTCAGAGATAGTCGGTAAACCAACGTTGGCAATACTACCATCCAAGGTCGACATAAAGGTGCCAACGGATACGTTGGCTAGGATCCACCACATTCTCGGATTGCCCTCTCCAGCAATCGCCTGCCTAGCGTTCGACTCCATCATGTTCGATCTCCTCACACCGCATCATTGCTGCATCTATCTCCATATGTCGACAACTGTGTCGCTATCTCCCGCAGCTCTACCGTTTATTTTATCTTCCGAAATTACGAGAGTAAAATGATTCAAGTAAGTAATATTCCGAATATAGTAATTTTTCATAGGTTTGTAGGCGTGGAATCCATGTCCATGCTCACTGGGGAAATCGTGGACACAGCCATCTTGGGCTAAAATACACCTGGATTCCTCTTTAATGCCGCAATGAAGTTGGGCCACACCCTTCCGGCGGGAAGTGCCATCGCTGCATTTGGTGTATTATTCCTCGGTATGCTGACGGGGCTAGACGGTGCGGGATTCGCGGGACTTCCCCTGATCGGTGCGATATCTCGTGCACTAGGTCATGGTCACCCGGAATATATCAGGATGCTTAGTGCCGTGGGCCAAATCGGCTCTGTATGGACCGGCGGAGGGACAATTGTCGCGTGGTCGACGTTGGTCGCAGTCGCGGGTATCGCAGGTGTCAAAGTTAAAGACCTGGTTAAGAAGAACTTTTTACCTGTCATCATAGGCCTAGTTGTCAGCACCTTACTAGCCATTGTCGTATGGCAGGTACCTGAAACCATGATTTCGATCCCGCTATCCGACCAAACCATTTAGGACTGTAGCGGAAAAGGTATCCAACATCAAGCCGCTGCACCCAGGAGATGCCCGTCATTCGTGGCGGGCGGATCCACATCCTGAACCGTGTCGAGCAGGGAGCAGAAATGTGTCTTTATCCTGGTCTCAGCGAGGAGATGATCTACGTTACTCACCGAATCCGTCATCTACCAATTTACACAACGTGGTTAAAGCCTGCTCTTCGTCCGGACCCTCGGTGATGATGGAGATGGCCTGTCCTTGTGAAATGCCGAGACTGAGGAGTCCGAGAATGCTCTTTGCATCGACACGCTTGCCATTCACTTCGACAGACACACTCGAAGTAAACTTTGTGGCCTCAGCAACAAATTGCGATGCAGGGCGCGCGTGTAGACCTGAAACGTTTTTCAAAGTCACTTGTCGTTCCACAACCATTCCCCCAATTATTTTCTCTTATATCAAGATTTGTAATCGCGCGACTGAAACCTATTCGCGAAGCACGAGACACCGAACTCGGGTGCCGGTACATCGAAGAATTCCGACACGGTTGCCGCGATGTCCGCTAACGTCTTTCGAACGCCGAGACGGTAGGACGCATCGCCCTTTCGATGAACGAGCAGCGGTGTGGTCTCACGCGTGTGTTGGCTTGAACCAATACATGGGTCGTTGCCATGGTCGGCGGTGATGATCAACAAATCCCCATCGTCAAGGGCATCAAAGATGGCCCGTACACCTCTGTCCACGATTTGGAGTACGCGTGCGAACTTTTGCGGATCCTGTTCGTGTCCAGA
This window encodes:
- a CDS encoding HPr family phosphocarrier protein, which produces MVVERQVTLKNVSGLHARPASQFVAEATKFTSSVSVEVNGKRVDAKSILGLLSLGISQGQAISIITEGPDEEQALTTLCKLVDDGFGE
- a CDS encoding FMN-binding protein, which translates into the protein MAPKLGNKFVALCTVALGAMYTTGYVITENHDPVSAHTVPAQSGQSASTDDGGAKPQTTTDSSGNTGASASGSTTKTASTSTSGQSQSQSTSKQKYLDGTYTGSGANDIGTVSVAVTIKSGKISGVQITQCDTHYPEDYIAGLPQEVVALQSYNVNIVTGATKSTEDFAEAVYEALSQAQNPHYVA
- a CDS encoding acyltransferase, whose product is MSKRRHLYEIDLMRAFIMLGVLSVHTTSFFLSMNPKASPAFLAIGALITSMHFTRESFMFMTGLVLFITYYHRTFRTIDFWKKRFLLIAIPYIAWNVVYIVFKGLNNPGQNYWAPLTLLNDMRHSLFTGNQYYLYYVLVTIQFYVVFPLLLKGLRKFERYHLQILIGSFVVQLLLMAACKFILPNIHYTKLPPVLSNLEQYRDQIVLTYQFWFIAGGIIACHYTKVTAFIKQHHRLLLATLIFSIPIVWGHYFLDRLVFHEVEGTAETVLQPIMIPYSLLVTINLWSAGLQWAARRTQVGWRPMSWLIGCAANASFGIYLIQPFPITYMEKFIHHLDHAGIPTWLHYSLWPFCILFVYCTGMLFAHWIGKIPYLSYIVGRKMSFTKWRPNSPTLPGSPLHN
- a CDS encoding FAD:protein FMN transferase, coding for MMNAVDGDRRTVTRTTLAMGTIVNVHVSTVKPDFLIERAMGRVSQVFRDVEHNCSRFDASSELSQLCRSTGVFVPVSDMLFEAVRFAIEVAKATDGLFDPTVGQTMSRLGFNRHYLTGAVVMPDLTGRADYRDVELDEDRRQIRLAKPLLLDLGAVAKGFAIDLAAQTLQGFEGFVVDAGGDLYVSGTNHHGEAWHVGIQHPVDSRRTICNLRLTDTAICTSGNYERKSPVVATAHHIVDAKTGISPVEVVSCTAIAPYAMMADAFSTASLLLGVEHGIKLLEALGLEGLWITSDLEVHTTNQFTRYQYE
- a CDS encoding MFS transporter yields the protein MMESNARQAIAGEGNPRMWWILANVSVGTFMSTLDGSIANVGLPTISESLHVPLHAVQWVVSAYLLTICAMLPLVGNLADRFGRSRLYNVGFLVFSAGSACCALSGSIAMLIGSRILQAIGASLLMANSQALVFTTFPAHQRGRAFGVIGSMVSLGSLAGPAVGGVLIGYFGWPSIFWVNVPIGVVGFVAGLFLLPRRKVASALSGRFDYAGAALFVVGIISLLYMISNGDIWGWSSTRSLLFLVVAIVLLVLFGIRERMAHNPIIDFALYRNPAFSSASFAAMLSFISLFCTTTMMPFYLEDVLHVSPQVTGTVMMAYPLTMAIVAPLSGALSDKMGSNVLTTGGLALNAVGFILLTLLSTHVAVWLVAIHLCIFGVGQGMFQSPNNSSLMGTAPRDKVGLVGGLNALVRNIGMVLGIALSVSLFSMRLHALTGMATQASLNNVPMHPFISALHTVFWSAAGVCLVGSAISSLRGVRRGA
- a CDS encoding RnfABCDGE type electron transport complex subunit D, translated to MNNQENQQRTLKQAHRQTFWNTPKGYVIITLVVLMIVGAVKAADRSGVITVIISVATALVIDSAVAIARRYKRYFSDGGAVTGLILGLVLSSATPWYITIIVTAIGVLSKHVLKIGRKPIFNPAGFGLLVALFLFKTGQSWWGDLADLPIWCIVFVLVAGYLVVQRVNKFPQVFAFLGGYFVLLIVAALLHVGHAAYSPGDALRDPIVNSALFMAFFMLTDPPTSPAKYKDQVWFGLIVAVVSILVYILFGGLSYLLIGLAVGNVWKAWTTRRAKGKPARRALSDVLEIVN